One Nerophis ophidion isolate RoL-2023_Sa linkage group LG23, RoL_Noph_v1.0, whole genome shotgun sequence genomic window carries:
- the crebbpb gene encoding CREB binding protein b isoform X1 produces MSDNLLDVGPPTAKRPKLNSPLSASDGPDLVSLFDLENDLPDELIPNGDLSQMGMSSNGGPGGGGTPNLNSIVSDAAAKHIQLSELLRPGSSSILGSSINSASPQQGGMIGSQLGAVLGKSPLGQGSPNHQSPQAQKLGLGTGQGNGGAGMGYNQALLNSAQGHGVQGPGGQVMNGALGPAGRGRPGMQYQSQGMPVGAGVGGSVLAETLTQGGSQLSGHNTLTAQQAGHMNKMSMSGAPFGQQYGPTGVSAQQLQNKSALSNNLPQFPSEVKGGGSVSNMSQMQQQVASVGMVPVAGSVSTGPTADPEKRKLIQQQLVLLLHAHKCQRREQANGEVRACTLPHCRTMKNVLNHMTHCQAGKSCQVAHCASSRQIISHWKNCTRHDCPVCLPLKNASDKRNQQPMLGSPGANLQNAINTVVAGQPSTPTINSAATHIDPSSMQRAYAALGLPYGNQSPAQVQGQTQGSSLQNPQGHQQLRNMNPLGTNQITQMAAGMGVPSSDQTGLHSGDSLPSTLNNQLLPDGSLAGGMGNLPAATPLSASGVRKSWHEHVTQDLRTHLVHKLVQAIFPTPDPAALKDRRMDNLVAYARKVEGDMYESANSRDEYYHFLAEKIYKIQKELEEKRRSRLQQPSMVGNAGPQQSPMSQSNPMGPGQPVRPPNGPMPMPNMPNQMMNRMPQGINQYNPMAMQNAQMSQTPLGARAPSPMNHSQQLNINSVPSMAMSPSRMQQNQGMMGNHANSMVPQSANQSQFLPQGQFPAATGGAMNVNVGMGQSVPQGAGTPQPQNSNLPLNALGNLSSQLPCGPAAQPSLGSTNPSNSSTSLQMQQQHHPPGQGPVQTQPSTPVSTGGPSSNQSHIPGSLPRPPSAMSTTSDPSQPLTPLQPQPDTSNPPQQPTSVPAQHPSTPMSQAAASIDNRVPTPASVAELNSQQTMPDMTATDVKVKSEVKGEDDDSNSGNKDINIKQEDDEIKPSLVKKEEQDATEPKQEAMETEEKKPEIKAEPKEEGESGANSAATPTQSRKKIFRPEELRQALMPTLEALYRQDPESLPFRQPVDPLVLDIPDYFDIVKNPIDLSTIKRKLDTGQYQEPWQYVDDVWLMFNNAWLYNRKTSRVYKNCTKLAEVFEVEIEPVMKSLGYCCSRKYEFSPQTLCCYGKQLCTISRDGIYYSYQNRYHFCEKCFNEIQGNSVTLGDDPAQSQTMISKEQFEKKKNDMLDPEPFVECKDCGRKMHQICVLHYDVIWPSGFICDNCLKRAGKTKKENRFSAKRLQSTRLGTYIEDRVNKYLKRKNHPEAGEVFVRVVASSDKTVEVKPGMKSRFVDSGEMVESFPYRTKALFAFEEIDGVDVCFFGMHVQEYGSDCPFPNTRRVYISYLDSIHFFKPRLLRTAVYHEILIGYLEYVKKQGYVMGHIWACPPSEGDDYIFHCHPPDQKIPKPKRLQEWYKKMLEKAFAERILHDFKDIFKQATEDRLTSANELPYFEGDFWPNVLEESIKELEQEEEERKKEENTASCETPEGAHADSKNAKKKNNKKTNKNKSSVSRANKKKPGMPNVANDLSQKLYATMEKHKEVFFVIHFYSGPVINTLPPIMDPDPLLSCDLMDGRDAFLTLARDKHWEFSSLRRCKWSTMCMLVELHNQGQDRFVYTCNECKHHVETRWHCTVCEDYDLCINCYNAKGHEHKMVKWGLGLDDDSNGQNAEASKSPQESRRLSIQRCIQSLVHACQCRNANCSLPSCQKMKRVVQHTKGCKRKTNGGCPVCKQLIALCCYHAKHCQENKCPVPFCLNIKHKLRQQQLQHRLQQAQLMRRRMATMAGRGMPMPSPPTSSAPDTPNSVQQPNTPQTPQPMPIQPQQQQQPPPPNHANVVQVFPNNGRISQPPTPIPQGKPGPQSSPLHQQQSPLPSLPHQQQPLPQMVQQQQQHQQQQPLLAALKVAKQIEKAAKAKQQQQQQQNYPMNGMPMNHPRMMGSMQSQMQMMQGPRGPQVMQAMQQGQWGPGMQGAMQKPQGHPQQVPPQQGVMAAQQAQGGPMPQQSQLMQRPMLPQQQGLQMPGVMPPQGSSQQGMTPQQQNMPRGMPANIAPNALQELRRTLRSPSSPQQQQQVLNILKSNPQLMAAFIKQRTAKYQANQPQQQPSQQQNHQAMQGSTTGMQAMMQVQRPGIPPQQQPPQQVGLQGMAPMGPQGQMMNVAQNGNPQLYRRQQLLRMQQQAQQQQQQASMSQPHGPFSQQQPGPASYSQLRMQQQMAMQGGVSMGQLPPSSQMGQGGMGMDGTQNLLQQRMLQQQQMLKQQMASPMQANSMSPQQHMLPGQAQGSAHLPGQPMGNSLGNQRSPAPVQSPRPPSQQQPPHSSPSPRMQPQPSPQHGALLSSSPHPSLGGPMSGPMEQGHMGTPEHSAMLPQLNTPNRGGLSTDMGMVGDPTGDTLEKFVEGL; encoded by the exons AGTATGTCAGGGGCTCCGTTTGGACAGCAGTATGGTCCCACAGGGGTCAGCGCCCAACAACTCCAGAACAAGTCGGCCCTTTCCAACAATCTGCCTCAATTCCCATCTGAAGTAAAAGGAGGTGGGAGTGTTTCAAACATG TCTCAGATGCAGCAGCAGGTAGCATCTGTGGGCATGGTCCCCGTGGCCGGCAGTGTATCCACCGGTCCGACGGCCGATCCTGAGAAGCGCAAACTCATTCAGCAGCAGCTGGTCCTGCTGCTCCATGCACATAAGTGTCAGCGGCGGGAGCAGGCCAATGGTGAAGTGAGGGCCTGCACTCTTCCCCACTGCCGCACCATGAAGAACGTCCTCAACCACATGACCCACTGCCAGGCTGGCAAGTCCTGCCAGG TGGCCCACTGTGCGTCATCCAGACAGATCATCTCCCATTGGAAGAACTGCACACGGCACGACTGTCCTGTGTGCTTACCATTGAAAAATGCAAGCGACAAGAGAAATCAGCAGC CCATGCTAGGTTCCCCTGGTGCCAACCTGCAGAACGCAATCAACACTGTGGTGGCAGGCCAGCCCAGTACCCCGACCATCAACAGTGCTGCCACACATATAGACCCCAGCTCCATGCAGAGAGCCTATGCTGCTCTTGGTCTCCCCTATGGCAACCAGTCCCCTGCTCAGGTTCAGGGCCAGACCCAGGGTTCTTCCCTACAAAACCCCCAGGGGCACCAACAGCTACGTAATATGAACCCTCTAG GCACTAATCAGATCACCCAGATGGCAGCAGGCATGGGTGTCCCCTCTTCAGATCAGACTGGCTTGCACAGTGGCGACTCTTTGCCCTCCACACTCAACAA TCAATTGTTGCCAGATGGATCATTGGCAGGAGGTATGGGAAACCTGCCCGCTGCCACCCCTCTCTCTGCTTCGGGAGTTAGGAAATCCTGGCATGAACACGTCACTCAGGACTTGCGCACCCACCTAGTGCACAAACT AGTACAAGCCATATTTCCCACACCAGACCCTGCAGCACTAAAGGACCGGAGAATGGATAACCTTGTAGCGTACGCACGCAAGGTTGAGGGTGACATGTATGAGTCGGCGAACAGCAGG gaTGAGTATTACCACTTCCTGGCAGAGAAGATCTACAAGATCCAGAAGGAACTTGAGGAGAAGAGACGCTCGCGGCTCCAACAGCCAAGCATGGTGGGCAACGCTGGGCCGCAGCAGTCGCCGATGAGTCAGTCCAACCCGATGGGCCCGGGACAGCCTGTCCGACCTCCCA ATGGACCTATGCCTATGCCAAACATGCCAAATCAAATGATGAACCGTATGCCCCAAG GAATCAATCAGTACAACCCAATGGCGATGCAGAATGCGCAGATGTCACAGACACCATTGGGGGCGCGGGCTCCCTCACCCATGAACCATTCGCAGCAGTTAAACATAAACTCTGTTCCATCG ATGGCCATGTCCCCTTCAAGGATGCAGCAAAATCAAGGAATGATGGGTAATCATGCTAACAGCATGGTTCCTCAGTCGGCCAACCAGAGTCAGTTCTTACCACAGGGGCAGTTCCCTGCAGCCACTGGAGGAGCCATGAATGTGAACGTCGGCATGGGTCAGTCGGTACCGCAAGGTGCTGGCACACCG CAGCCACAGAATTCCAACCTCCCTCTAAATGCGCTCGGCAACCTTAGCTCACAATTGCCCTGTGGCCCTGCAGCCCAGCCAAGTTTAGGCAGCACAAATCCTTCCAACTCCTCCACCAGCCTGCAAATGCAGCAGCAACATCATCCCCCTGGACAGGGCCCTGTACAGACACAGCCCTCCACACCTGTGTCCACAGGCGGGCCATCCTCCAATCAATCCCACATACCAGGCAGCCTCCCTCGTCCACCCTCTGCCATGAGCACGACATCAGACCCTTCCCAGCCACTCACACCCCTGCAACCTCAGCCTGACACATCCAACCCACCACAGCAGCCCACCTCAGTGCCGGCACAGCATCCCAGCACACCA ATGTCACAGGCTGCTGCTAGCATTGACAACAGAGTGCCTACCCCGGCCTCTGTGGCCGAACTTAACTCTCAGCAAACCATGCCTGACATGACTGCCACTGACGTCAAGGTCAAGTCTGAAGTAAAAGGCGAAGATGATGACAGCAATTCTGGAAACAaggatatcaatataaaacaagAG GACGATGAAATCAAACCCTCATTGGTGAAGAAAGAAGAGCAAGATGCAACAGAGCCAAAGCAGGAAGCAATGGAAACTGAGGAAAAGAAGCCAGAGATAAAGGCTGAACCCAAAGAAGAGGGTGAAAGCGGAGCCAATAGCGCAGCCACTCCTACTCAGAGCCGCAAAAAAA TTTTCCGACCTGAAGAGTTAAGACAAGCCTTAATGCCAACACTTGAGGCCCTCTACAGACAAGATCCGGAGTCGCTGCCGTTCAGACAACCTGTGGACCCCCTGGTGTTAGACATTCCT GACTACTTTGACATTGTAAAAAATCCCATCGACCTGTCTACCATCAAGCGCAAACTGGATACAGGCCAATACCAGGAGCCGTGGCAATATGTAGACGACGTGTGGCTCATGTTCAACAATGCATGGCTGTACAACCGCAAAACATCACGTGTTTACAAAAACTGCACCAAACTGGCAGAGGTGTTTGAGGTAGAGATTGAGCCTGTTATGAAGTCCCTAGGATACTGCTGCAGCAGAAAG TACGAGTTCTCCCCCCAGACGTTGTGTTGCTATGGTAAACAACTGTGTACTATCTCAAGAGATGGCATCTACTACAGCTATCAGAACAG GTATCACTTCTGTGAAAAGTGCTTCAACGAGATCCAGGGTAACAGTGTGACCCTGGGGGATGACCCAGCACAGTCGCAGAC aatgaTATCCAAAGAACAGTTTGAAAAGAAGAAAAATGACATGTTGGACCCTGAACC GTTTGTAGAATGTAAAGACTGTGGACGCAAGATGCATCAGATCTGCGTGCTGCACTACGACGTCATTTGGCCGTCGGG CTTTATCTGTGACAACTGCCTGAAGAGGGCTGggaaaacaaaaaaggaaaacagaTTTTCAGCCAAAA GGCTGCAGTCTACGAGGTTGGGGACATACATTGAGGACAGAGTAAATAAGTACTTGAAAAGAAAGAACCACCCAGAGGCTGGTGAGGTGTTTGTACGAGTTGTTGCCAGCTCTGACAAAACAGTGGAGGTTAAGCCTGGAATGAAGTCCAG GTTTGTGGACTCGGGTGAGATGGTGGAGAGCTTCCCTTATAGAACCAAAgcactttttgcatttgaagaAATCGATGGGGTGGATGTCTGTTTCTTTGGCATGCACGTCCAGGAGTATGGCTCAGATTGTCCTTTTCCAAATACAAG GCGGGTTTATATATCATACCTCGACAGTATTCACTTCTTCAAGCCACGCTTGCTCAGGACTGCAGTTTACCATGAGATCTTAATAGGATACTTGGAGTATGTTAAGAAACAGGg GTATGTGATGGGTCACATCTGGGCCTGCCCTCCCAGTGAGGGAGACGACTACATTTTCCACTGCCACCCTCCAGACCAGAAAATCCCCAAACCCAAGAGGCTCCAAGAGTGGTACAAAAAGATGCTGGAAAAGGCTTTTGCTGAGAGAATCCTACACGACTTCAAG GACATTTTCAAGCAAGCAACAGAAGACAGGTTGACCAGTGCCAACGAGTTGCCGTACTTTGAAGGGGACTTTTGGCCTAATGTGCTGGAGGAGAGCATCAAAGAGCTGGagcaggaagaggaggagaggaagaaggaggagaacaCTGCCTCCTGTGAGACGCCAGAG GGAGCCCACGCTGACAGCAAGAATGCCAAAAAGAAGAATAACAAGAAGACCAACAAGAATAAGAGCAGCGTCAGCCGTGCCAACAAGAAAAAACCCGGGATGCCCAATGTGGCCAATGATCTGTCCCAAAAGCTCTACGCCACCATGGAAAAGCATAAGGAG GTCTTTTTCGTCATCCATTTTTATTCTGGGCCAGTCATTAACACCCTGCCACCCATCATGGACCCTGACCCTTTGTTGTCTTGTGACCTGATGGATGGCCGTGACGCCTTTTTGACTCTGGCCAGAGATAAGCACTGGGAGTTCAGCTCATTAAGACGATGCAAGTGGAGCACCATGTGCATGCTGGTGGAGCTGCACAACCAGGGCCAGGATCGCTTTGTTTACACCTGCAACGAGTGCAAGCACCATGTGGAGACACGCTGGCACTGCACTGTTTGTGAG GACTATGACCTATGCATCAACTGCTATAATGCGAAGGGCCATGAACACAAGATGGTGAAATGGGGCTTAGGTTTAGATGATGACAGCAACGGCCAGAATGCAGAGGCCTCCAAGAGCCCCCAGGAAAGCCGACGTCTCAGCATCCAGCGCTGCATTCAGTCCCTCGTCCACGCCTGCCAGTGCCGCAATGCCAACTGCTCCCTCCCGTCATGTCAGAAGATGAAAAGGGTGGTTCAACACACCAAGGGCTGCAAGCGCAAAACTAATGGTGGCTGCCCTGTGTGCAAGCAGCTTATCGCTTTGTGTTGCTACCACGCCAAGCACTGTCAAGAGAACAAGTGTCCTGTTCCCTTCTGTCTCAACATCAAGCACAAACTCCGTCAGCAGCAACTACAGCATCGGCTCCAGCAGGCTCAATTGATGCGACGCAGGATGGCCACTATGGCTGGAAGGGGTATGCCCATGCCGTCTCCACCTACGTCATCTGCCCCAGACACTCCAAACTCTGTGCAGCAACCGAACACGCCGCAGACCCCACAACCCATGCCTATTCAGCCCCAACAACAGCAACAGCCACCGCCGCCCAACCATGCCAATGTTGTCCAAGTCTTCCCCAACAATGGTCGCATCAGCCAGCCCCCAACACCGATTCCACAGGGCAAACCAGGGCCGCAGTCGTCCCCGCTTCATCAGCAACAGTCTCCATTGCCCAGCTTACCACATCAACAGCAGCCTCTGCCTCAGATggtacagcagcagcagcagcatcagcAACAGCAGCCCCTGCTGGCGGCGTTGAAAGTGGCCAAACAGATTGAGAAGGCAGCTAAAGCaaagcagcagcaacagcaacaacaaaaTTACCCCATGAACGGGATGCCTATGAACCACCCGCGTATGATGGGATCCATGCAAAGTCAGATGCAGATGATGCAAGGGCCGCGGGGGCCTCAAGTGATGCAGGCCATGCAGCAAGGCCAGTGGGGTCCTGGAATGCAGGGTGCAATGCAGAAACCCCAGGGCCATCCGCAGCAGGTCCCTCCACAACAAGGGGTCATGGCCGCTCAGCAGGCCCAGGGAGGTCCCATGCCTCAGCAAAGTCAGCTCATGCAGAGGCCCATGTTGCCCCAGCAACAGGGACTCCAGATGCCTGGAGTCATGCCTCCCCAGGGGTCCTCGCAGCAGGGTATGACACCACAGCAGCAGAACATGCCCCGGGGGATGCCTGCCAACATCGCGCCCAACGCTTTGCAGGAGTTACGGCGCACCCTCAGATCTCCCAGCTCtccccagcagcagcagcaggtccTGAACATCCTCAAGTCAAACCCCCAGCTCATGGCTGCTTTCATTAAACAGAGGACAGCGAAATATCAGGCTAACCAGCCGCAGCAGCAGCCATCACAGCAGCAAAACCATCAAGCCATGCAGGGATCTACGACAGGAATGCAAGCTATGATGCAGGTGCAGAGACCTGGCATTCCCCCCCAGCAGCAACCGCCACAGCAGGTGGGTCTGCAGGGCATGGCCCCCATGGGACCCCAAGGCCAAATGATGAATGTGGCTCAAAACGGGAATCCGCAGCTTTACCGCAGACAGCAGCTGCTCAGGATGCAGCAACAGGCgcagcagcaacagcaacagGCAAGCATGTCTCAGCCGCATGGTCCGTTCTCCCAGCAGCAGCCAGGACCAGCGAGCTACTCCCAGCTCCGCATGCAGCAGCAGATGGCTATGCAAGGAGGTGTGTCCATGGGCCAGCTTCCTCCCTCTTCCCAAATGGGCCAAGGTGGCATGGGCATGGACGGGACCCAGAACCTCCTGCAACAGCGGATGCTACAGCAACAGCAGATGTTAAAACAGCAGATGGCGTCTCCAATGCAAGCTAATTCCATGAGCCCTCAGCAACACATGCTGCCTGGCCAAGCACAGGGCAGTGCTCACTTACCTGGCCAACCGATGGGAAACTCCTTGGGCAACCAACGTTCGCCAGCCCCGGTCCAGTCGCCTCGGCCGCCTTCGCAGCAGCAGCCGCCGCATTCCAGCCCATCTCCACGGATGCAGCCTCAGCCCTCACCCCAGCATGGTGCCCTTCTCTCAAGCTCCCCTCATCCCAGCCTGGGAGGACCTATGTCAGGCCCAATGGAGCAGGGACATATGGGAACACCAGAGCACAGCGCAATGCTCCCACAGCTTAACACACCAAACCGAGGGGGGTTAAGTACTGACATGGGCATGGTGGGGGACCCTACGGGAGATACGCTGGAGAAATTTGTTGAAGGATTGTAG